The stretch of DNA GCTGTATGTTAATTGGCCAATCATTAAACtctcaatattaatttaattattatctcacTCGTAATAGTAACTAgtaaattctaataaaaaattatttcgatttatcTTTAAACAATCGAAATActatttaatacaaataatataaatctcACCTTAATATCTTTCATCTCTAATTGTGTCTGTTGATTTTTATCCTCAACAATTGATGTTACTTTAGCCATCATTGATTCATCAAGAGCTCTACTTGCATCTCTCATTTCACTAATGATatctttatcaaataaaaacaacaataaaataacaataacaaaattaataacaacaacaaaaaagcTAATATTTACCAGACAACATTCCAGGTTGATAATCCGATGatgtttgatttttaatttttgataattcagcTTTAACATTATCCAATGATAATTTAGTCTCATGAAGTTCCTTGAACATTCTACTATTGGCCTCTCTCAAATTAGTCATCTAtaccaataacaataattaattaaaaatataataataataataaattaaaattaaacaacaaaccTGTTCAATAAGtgaaaaaacaagtttattattttttccaatagtAACAATTGAACTTTCACTCTCTCCTGTATCTGAATCATCACTATTATCACAAGATTTAATATCAGCTGGACCAAGACCAGGATCAGAATATCTTCTATGTTcacaatttaattcatcacTATCATCAACATTGTCATAAGCATTTGGTGGTAATGATGCATAATCACCATTTTCACAATATCTTggtgttaaataatttgatgtaTTATCTTGTAAACTTGAATAACCATTTGGCATTGTTTGATTTGCAATAATATACTGATTATTatgtgatatattttttctacttttatctctatatattttattatatgtttgtggctgttgatgatgttgttgatgctgtttttgttgctgttgttgttgttgtggtacTGGACGATATATTGGATATAATGGTGGCATTGATATTGGCTCCATTGTGTATGCCATTGGCATTGCTGAATAACCACATACACTTGGATCAGACATTGCTGTAAATAAACGTTGACCAGTATGTGGCTGCATATGAGCTGGTATACCAGATGGCTGTTGCCAAAACATTTGTCCATAATCTATACTACCACTACTTGAATGACCATTTACATTTTCATCTTTATTAACAcaccaattattatttactggatttaattttttaccaccatgtttctttttatttcttcttgatgaatttgatgatttatcaattctATCTGTCTTCATATTTTCTGATctgttatttaaacaaaaaaaaaacattattaattatacattcATTTAaaggtattattttatttttttatatttacctgatattcatgattatttacttttatttatgatttttttttttttggagcaattgtaaattatttcttgatatttggtttattatttaaatttattcgttACCATGTAGTTTATTGataaaaccaaataaataaatcaatggtTGCTagcaatttaattaacaataatatttgataaataattcatcatcaagtttaatattaatactatAAAAAGCCGCCattgttgtatataaattatcaagtttgTTGAAACAcacaaatacaaaattaaatataaaaaaacggtcaatgatataaattaacaCTCAAACTATCAACGACGACAAAATTTCactgatgtatttttatatatgtacaaatACACTAGACTATTGtagcaaatatttattgaccttgaatattttgacgcagagagagaaaaataaataaaatatcaaatagttAGGTTATGTTAACACctgacatatatttataattaataattaataataattattatttgatgctATGGAACCAATGGATagacttgatgatgatgttgttgacctcactttttgattaaaaatattttagaaaacatatggtgatgataaataattggatgttttctttttttttttttctatcaattctCTCCCTCTGGCTACGGAAATTTACGGAAGTGTACGGAAATCCgggataataataatcggggtgaaaatatatttttaaaaataatcattcggTTAAACTCGGTAATCattgtcattaaattttcaaaatggcCGAGTTAAAATGTTGGAAACTTGGCTTAACTTTTTACTGTCACTCAGTGGTCATATTGTTgtgattatgatttttttttaataattaaaaatatacatccagaaaataaataatacattgatTGTGATATTTGCTAATCAGTTGAACTTTGACCATTATttcttggtaaaaaaaaataaataaaaaaattaatatgacattttaaataataatgactaGATACCTGTAAAGTGACTTTTGTTTTCTCGACTAAAGTGagctcaatttttaataattaaaattaaaaataattaattattattaacaatgggtaataaatcaagtttattattacGTGAAGAAGAAATTTCACAAATACAAGAAGCAACTGGATGTGAGTTTaagattttataattaattttgtcaatttattaatttgtttttttaataaatttcagttACTCCAAATCAAATTGAAAGATTATATTCAAGATTTACAAGCCTTGATCGTGGTGATTGTGGAACATTAAGTCGTGAAGATTTTTTAAGAATTCCTGAACTTGCTATTAATCCACTTGGTGAAAGAATTGTTAATGCTTTCTTTGATGAAAGTGGAAATGACAGAGTTAACTTTCTACAATTTATGCAAGTTCTTGCACTCTTTAGACcgatcaaaaaaaatagtacaaatAGACTTAATTCAAGAAAGGAAAAGTTAAAATGTTGGTGAAAGTTTTTCACTAttataactatttatttatataattattattaattattaataatttatttcagttgCATTTAAAATGTATGATTTGGATAATGATGACATGATATCAAAAGATGAATTGCTGGCAATTTTACACATGATGGTTGGAGCCAACATCAggtattaataatcaaaaaaacaaaaaacaattaacatcaataatttgataaataaatgattaattaatacgTGTTATTTGCAGTGAAGAACAACTAACGAGTATTGTTGAACGAACAATTTTAGAAGCTGATGAAAATGGTGACAATATGATATCGtttgatgaattttgtaaAGTTCTTGATAGAACAGATGTCGAacaaaaaatgtcaataaGATTCCTCAGTTAATcacaattaaaacaacaaaattactggctttttttttttaaatattagattaattattgtaaatagaaatttgatgtttatatattatttttttaaatggtaaaCTCTTGTCAATTTTTGTCTATTAAATAGATTATTAATTGACTCAAATGGTTgtacattatatttatcaacaattaataattattattttattgtcaaaataaatatgtacttAGATTAAATGCTAATTgaaaaaagggaaaaataaaatttattaattatcaatgaaaatcaatgtaattttattgcctatatataatttacatatattttatatatgactGGAATATCAGGCCAATATGCCTGGAAAACTCTGccagtaaaaaattaataaacaaaaaaaaataataataattaaaacaaatattcgaaaaataaaatagtgtcATTGaagaatcgaaaaaaaaaaacaaaaaaaagttactattctttttttttcttttgcaatcaaattttttaaattaattgttaaatatatattgttgttgttttttttgttgttgtttttttctgttgacgtacatatttttgtttttttttttttttgcatttattatatattaaaagaaaacatgagaatttattctcaattaaatttattctatcTTAGGCTGTTGATGAAACagctaattttttcaaatgatccATGAATACCTGAAGACTGACATCATCAGTAAGAACTGGAGCTCCACTTtcctgaataaataaaaattattaattaataaatacatttaaaaatttaatttaaactacagaaaattaataattcaagtaattgttataaataaaatgaaaaatagttaataattaaaatacaagttGTGATTATTGTTAGACAAGTATAAagctgttatttttaattgcccCATAGCCGCTAATAATTTCAACTGaaaagtaatttataatttgaaaaaactaaaaaaaaaaaagatttgttttcttttgtaaaataataaaacacacCCCATTGGGCATCGGCATCCCCTTGTTTGCAGGAACATGgtgaaattgaataataaaaaaaattaatcacaatgataaaattcataacgaaaaataagaaaaaaaatatatttagcaaTCGCATTCATAACTGAATGACGATGTTATTATGAAATTGATATTACATAAATGTTTATTGATTTGTTAACTTACCGGTCCATATCCGTACATGTTGTTGTGTGTTTGGCTTGGATTGACCTTGCTGAGTAAAAATCTAGCTTGTGATCCACCCTGTTCAGTGTCAATATAACGTGGTGCTGGAAATCTTCCAGCTAATATATCAGCAGCATCATCAACAGGagcatttaataattgtttaaaattttcatattcaggaagttcctgatattttaattgacgCCATTGTGCAATAGTCTCTCCGTGAAATATAAGAATTTGGAAAAATGTATCCATAAGAAGAATTCTGTCTGGTTGAATTGATGATGTATCAAGTAAAACTGGTTCTGGTGGTCCATCAAAACCATAACTATATAAAATTGGCTGTAccattattaatgaatttgttaaatcTTCACGCATAAGCATATGACGATAAAAACTTGTTTCATCtggtgaattattaaatacttgAAGAAATTGTGATCTTCTAAGATGATACATAAATTGTggatacaatgaaaaattttcagcaagACGAAATGTATTTTGATCGTCTTTTGAAAATTCACCGAATTTTTGACACAATCTAATGAGCATTCTATCAACCCAACGTAATACATCAGTACCATCATCAGTTTCAGCACGAAATACAGCAAGTCTTGACATTAATACAGCTGCTGATTCTTGATCAAAACCAGCAGCTATATGATTCAATGATGTTGTTGCATCAGCCCAATTTCTAACAATAGTTGTAACACGAATTCTTCTTTGTCCACTGCTATGTTGATATTGTGTTATAAATTGTATACAACCTCTTCCACCTTGTGGTATTGGTGCAGCATGTTGATTAACAActtcaaaaaataatgctgttgttgttgatggtgtTAATGAACAAAATTTCCATTGACATGTACCACCAAGACCAACTTCTTGTTCACTAACACTTGGTCCTTTAGTACCAAGTGATACACATGGTCCAATAGCACCAGATACTTTAATTTCACgtgatgtttttatttcaagtgttGCATTAAATGCCAttttaagattatttttatcatcttttgtAAATACACGTTGAaatgtttgtttaaataatgttgaatTAAATGAATCACCCATAACCATATGTCCACCAGTTGAATTACAACATAAACGCATTTCTAATAAACCAGTTTGATCAAGTGCACatgaatatatatcaataatatgtCCATTTGTTGCTGCACGTTCAGCAAGATTATCATAAtgttttgttgcttttttcatatgttttgcattatctttttgtatatcaTGATGTGATCTTATTGGTAAACGTAATTCATCAGTAACAACTTGTCCAGGACCTTGTGAACATGGACCACCAAGAAACATCATTATTCTAGCACCAGTATTTGCATAACTTGCTTCAAGTAAACCAGTTGCAACAGCTAATGCTGTACCAGTTGATCTTAATGGACGTTTACCAACACCAACTGGCCATGGATCACGttgtaattcatttaataaatcagtTAAATTCATATCACATTTATGAACtggttgtaaaaatttatttgctggTGGTAATGGTTGACCAGATGGATTTCtttgtgaatttatattttgtccAGGTATTGGACGTCCAATACCAAGCATTTCTTGTACTTGTTTTGGTTGAAGATCTTTTGTACCACGAAATACATAACTTTTACTACAACCATCACAACCAAGTTCATGTACTTGTACCATTTTACCAAATGTTATTAAACCAATTAATGCACTTGGTGGTAAAAGTGATATTGACATTTGTAATACTTCTTTTAATGCACTTAATTCTTCTTCATCCATACATGTATCAACAACCAAAAGAAATATTGGTGGTAAACATTGAGCtctctatttaaaaataaaataaacaaacaaattgaataattttaaaattattattaatattcaattgtttttttttattattattttacttactgAAATTGTATattcaattgttgaaaatgatGGAATTAATTCAGCTGGTTGATGTTGTTCAGTAATTCCAGAATATTGTGGTGGAAACTtgacaattaaattacaaaaatatattagtaaaaaatattatttaataatagataaaGATAACTTACAGGATTAcgttgaaaacaaaaattgcaAATCCATAATTTAGCACGATAATCAACTTGACAAAATGGATTAAGAATTGCACGACAAGTTGATCTTGTACATAGTACTGGATCATATTGAATTGGTGGTAAATCTGGTCGTTCTTTGATAGGTTGATATAGTGTACCAAGTGGTACAACAAGTCTTGTTGCTTCTACACTTGATGAAGGCCATACATTCCACGTAAAACGTACACCATCACGATCCtcattttgttgaataaattctTCATAAGTCGTCATCCtttttacaacaaattaatatagaaattatttatttattttaatataacttGATtgtaatagataataatacacttgttgttttaataattcaagatGTTGTATCCACAAGCTGTTTCATTATgttatgtttaattaaataattaaaacttaaGGTTATACACTTAAAACTTAcctgaatttatatttttattaattttaataaaaataaataattccgtTAATGgataaacaacaatatatttattatattactttAATTATATCATGATTTaagtgttaattaataattgtggaTAATTTGTTTGTTGAGAATTTCAATTGAACAAATTGTGTAGCCGTCATTCGGGCCACGTCATTCTTTCTATTCGTCTGCTATTCGTCGTATAAAATTATAGggatatttcatattttcccTAGTgtcaaaatcaacaaaataaacattctcttttttttttatttttaaatttcataataataataatgaatgatTGACTGATTGAATTTAAGCAACACAAAATcgacattatttttcattcatttttgaatgtaattttatttattta from Aphidius gifuensis isolate YNYX2018 linkage group LG4, ASM1490517v1, whole genome shotgun sequence encodes:
- the LOC122855759 gene encoding protein transport protein Sec23A isoform X2 yields the protein MTTYEEFIQQNEDRDGVRFTWNVWPSSSVEATRLVVPLGTLYQPIKERPDLPPIQYDPVLCTRSTCRAILNPFCQVDYRAKLWICNFCFQRNPFPPQYSGITEQHQPAELIPSFSTIEYTISRAQCLPPIFLLVVDTCMDEEELSALKEVLQMSISLLPPSALIGLITFGKMVQVHELGCDGCSKSYVFRGTKDLQPKQVQEMLGIGRPIPGQNINSQRNPSGQPLPPANKFLQPVHKCDMNLTDLLNELQRDPWPVGVGKRPLRSTGTALAVATGLLEASYANTGARIMMFLGGPCSQGPGQVVTDELRLPIRSHHDIQKDNAKHMKKATKHYDNLAERAATNGHIIDIYSCALDQTGLLEMRLCCNSTGGHMVMGDSFNSTLFKQTFQRVFTKDDKNNLKMAFNATLEIKTSREIKVSGAIGPCVSLGTKGPSVSEQEVGLGGTCQWKFCSLTPSTTTALFFEVVNQHAAPIPQGGRGCIQFITQYQHSSGQRRIRVTTIVRNWADATTSLNHIAAGFDQESAAVLMSRLAVFRAETDDGTDVLRWVDRMLIRLCQKFGEFSKDDQNTFRLAENFSLYPQFMYHLRRSQFLQVFNNSPDETSFYRHMLMREDLTNSLIMVQPILYSYGFDGPPEPVLLDTSSIQPDRILLMDTFFQILIFHGETIAQWRQLKYQELPEYENFKQLLNAPVDDAADILAGRFPAPRYIDTEQGGSQARFLLSKVNPSQTHNNMYGYGPESGAPVLTDDVSLQVFMDHLKKLAVSSTA
- the LOC122855761 gene encoding calcineurin B homologous protein 1 — its product is MGNKSSLLLREEEISQIQEATGFTPNQIERLYSRFTSLDRGDCGTLSREDFLRIPELAINPLGERIVNAFFDESGNDRVNFLQFMQVLALFRPIKKNSTNRLNSRKEKLKFAFKMYDLDNDDMISKDELLAILHMMVGANISEEQLTSIVERTILEADENGDNMISFDEFCKVLDRTDVEQKMSIRFLS
- the LOC122855760 gene encoding SWI5-dependent HO expression protein 3-like, which codes for MNIRSENMKTDRIDKSSNSSRRNKKKHGGKKLNPVNNNWCVNKDENVNGHSSSGSIDYGQMFWQQPSGIPAHMQPHTGQRLFTAMSDPSVCGYSAMPMAYTMEPISMPPLYPIYRPVPQQQQQQQKQHQQHHQQPQTYNKIYRDKSRKNISHNNQYIIANQTMPNGYSSLQDNTSNYLTPRYCENGDYASLPPNAYDNVDDSDELNCEHRRYSDPGLGPADIKSCDNSDDSDTGESESSIVTIGKNNKLVFSLIEQMTNLREANSRMFKELHETKLSLDNVKAELSKIKNQTSSDYQPGMLSDIISEMRDASRALDESMMAKVTSIVEDKNQQTQLEMKDIKEHLEKLTAEKYQDSKKIIQLEEEISRLKINSNNEDRVIAAFEEETLALRRELQEAISRNYADKDGLIKCVEETIINRITPVSFKSPCVTSTPVRTDKNMIIDKSLINELNDSSSSSSISSSSSLSSPLQILSSSNSSRINQDDVDVNTYNDNVVDHDWEWKELDHGSAQSNISSQEFNEDEDDNKNHENDDSFDKESMQSMEPDEKQRQEIERLIQYHLKREQIISNKKTLIINDNNTNNNIKKNTKKSCFSLTSSTASKTSSSSSSSSSSSSSGFDNEKLNNNELLKIRRKNGTVDVPDVIVVAGKNVVSNSLHSTRILTSRVLTAPSRATYTTAYI
- the LOC122855759 gene encoding protein transport protein Sec23A isoform X1; the protein is MTTYEEFIQQNEDRDGVRFTWNVWPSSSVEATRLVVPLGTLYQPIKERPDLPPIQYDPVLCTRSTCRAILNPFCQVDYRAKLWICNFCFQRNPFPPQYSGITEQHQPAELIPSFSTIEYTISRAQCLPPIFLLVVDTCMDEEELSALKEVLQMSISLLPPSALIGLITFGKMVQVHELGCDGCSKSYVFRGTKDLQPKQVQEMLGIGRPIPGQNINSQRNPSGQPLPPANKFLQPVHKCDMNLTDLLNELQRDPWPVGVGKRPLRSTGTALAVATGLLEASYANTGARIMMFLGGPCSQGPGQVVTDELRLPIRSHHDIQKDNAKHMKKATKHYDNLAERAATNGHIIDIYSCALDQTGLLEMRLCCNSTGGHMVMGDSFNSTLFKQTFQRVFTKDDKNNLKMAFNATLEIKTSREIKVSGAIGPCVSLGTKGPSVSEQEVGLGGTCQWKFCSLTPSTTTALFFEVVNQHAAPIPQGGRGCIQFITQYQHSSGQRRIRVTTIVRNWADATTSLNHIAAGFDQESAAVLMSRLAVFRAETDDGTDVLRWVDRMLIRLCQKFGEFSKDDQNTFRLAENFSLYPQFMYHLRRSQFLQVFNNSPDETSFYRHMLMREDLTNSLIMVQPILYSYGFDGPPEPVLLDTSSIQPDRILLMDTFFQILIFHGETIAQWRQLKYQELPEYENFKQLLNAPVDDAADILAGRFPAPRYIDTEQGGSQARFLLSKVNPSQTHNNMYGYGPGMPMPNGESGAPVLTDDVSLQVFMDHLKKLAVSSTA